From the Theobroma cacao cultivar B97-61/B2 chromosome 2, Criollo_cocoa_genome_V2, whole genome shotgun sequence genome, one window contains:
- the LOC18607573 gene encoding thaumatin-like protein 1b codes for MKEIGKRKTRRSRILMDLSSVSSLALVLNLIVLLVTSKGVSGASFTFVNRCAYTVWPGILANAGSPRLDSTGFELPKDSSRSFQAPTGWSGRFWGRTGCTFDGSGSGACLTGDCGAGQMECNGLGAAPPVTLAEFTLGTGGQDFYDVSLVDGYNLPMIVEGSGGSGLCASTGCTSDLNRQCPSELRVGDGDACKSACEAFGSPEYCCSGAYSTPATCKPSVYSEMFKAACPRSYSYAYDDATSTFTCTGADYTVTFCPSSPSQKSSRDTTPVTEATPVTGSTSQGSGSESGVSYSGNGYGYSGSGYSSSGYGYSGTGYSGSGSSSESGSGQTMLTDGSWLAGLAMGDSPRTASPSIPQSVLMALTAVSLLFSFLYL; via the exons atgaaagaaattggaaagagAAAAACTAGAAGAAGCAGAATCCTCATGGATCTTTCCTCCGTTAGCTCCTTAGCTCTCGTTCTCAACCTCATTGTCTTACTTGTAACCTCAAAAG GTGTATCAGGTGCTTCTTTCACATTTGTCAACCGATGTGCCTACACTGTCTGGCCTGGGATTTTAGCAAATGCAGGCAGTCCTAGACTGGACAGCACCGGATTCGAGCTCCCAAAAGACTCATCTCGTTCATTTCAAGCCCCAACGGGGTGGTCGGGTCGTTTCTGGGGCCGAACGGGCTGCACATTCGACGGATCCGGCTCTGGAGCTTGCCTAACAGGCGACTGCGGGGCGGGTCAGATGGAATGCAACGGACTCGGAGCTGCTCCGCCTGTAACtctggctgagttcacccttgGAACAGGAGGGCAAGATTTTTATGACGTCAGCCTCGTTGATGGCTACAATCTTCCCATGATCGTTGAAGGAAGTGGCGGGTCGGGTCTTTGTGCTTCGACCGGGTGTACAAGTGACTTAAACCGGCAATGCCCCTCGGAACTCCGGGTTGGGGACGGTGATGCTTGCAAGAGCGCGTGTGAGGCGTTTGGGAGCCCCGAATATTGTTGTAGTGGCGCGTATAGCACACCCGCGACGTGTAAACCGTCGGTTTATTCGGAGATGTTCAAGGCCGCGTGTCCGAGATCTTACAGCTACGCGTACGATGATGCTACAAGCACATTCACGTGTACCGGAGCAGATTATACGGTGACATTTTGTCCCTCTTCTCCCAG TCAAAAATCTTCCAGAGATACTACACCAGTTACAGAAGCTACCCCAGTGACAGGCTCAACATCACAAGGTTCAGGGTCAGAATCTGGGGTATCATATTCGGGTAATGGTTATGGATATTCTGGTTCAGGGTATTCAAGTTCTGGTTATGGATACTCTGGAACCGGGTACTCTGGTTCAGGTTCAAGCTCTGAATCAGGATCTGGACAAACCATGTTGACAGATGGGTCATGGTTAGCTGGTTTGGCCATGGGGGATTCACCAAGAACAGCTTCTCCCTCTATTCCACAATCTGTTCTCATGGCATTAACTGCTGTCTCTCTcttgttttcatttctttacttGTAG